A single window of Neisseria chenwenguii DNA harbors:
- a CDS encoding TonB family protein — MTIRRTLSALTAFAVLAASQAVVAGSVSFYQKASEATAPITGNVAMRLTIGADGNVSNVRIVRSSGSVSIDNSAVEWLEAQTMKPATINGEARELSVIKEIKFSETGAIHQASLK, encoded by the coding sequence ATGACTATCCGCCGCACCCTCTCCGCTCTGACCGCATTCGCCGTATTGGCCGCCTCTCAAGCCGTCGTGGCCGGCAGCGTATCGTTCTACCAAAAAGCCTCCGAAGCCACCGCCCCGATTACCGGCAACGTCGCTATGCGCCTGACCATCGGTGCCGACGGCAATGTCAGCAACGTCCGCATCGTCCGCAGCAGCGGCTCAGTCAGCATCGACAACAGCGCCGTCGAATGGCTGGAAGCACAAACCATGAAACCCGCCACCATCAACGGCGAAGCCCGCGAACTGAGCGTTATAAAAGAAATCAAATTCTCAGAAACCGGCGCCATCCATCAAGCCAGCTTGAAATAA